The following are from one region of the Salvia hispanica cultivar TCC Black 2014 chromosome 1, UniMelb_Shisp_WGS_1.0, whole genome shotgun sequence genome:
- the LOC125211992 gene encoding transcription factor bHLH74-like isoform X1, translated as MGSEGSGGRVFQHRGGGGIGGTNSASDKVSGVTMCSESMFYGSNWDPIVSLSQSGNFGNSNIVSQSEFANPLMLENQAIGGSLAQFHSDSGLVDLVPRIPNFGSGNSFSEMVTSFGHNPDSSPNLQKGATQDHCPNSDGGMLGSSPYGKRKREVQQGASPKSGEEEQRKDPSGDTSREDDERKQKSEKGVARGKQAKDDQSGAEPSKDDYIHVRAKRGQATNSHSLAERVRRERISERMRLLQELVPGCNKITGKAMMLDEIINYVQSLQQQVEFLSMKLATVNPELNMDIDRLLSKDILHLRGGNTTQLGVPPGLSSSLPFPPYPQGAFSSAPGTGPPFHSLPQQHVWNTELQGLLQMGFDPDPSGSMARSGSSKMEL; from the exons ATGGGGTCTGAGGGGAGTGGGGGTAGGGTGTTTCAACACAGGGGTGGCGGTGGAATAGGGGGCACAAATTCAGCTTCTGACAAAGTTTCAGGAGTGACAATGTGCTCAGAATCCATGTTCTATGGCTCTAATTGGGATCCAATTGTGTCACTGAGTCAAAGTGGGAATTTTGGGAACTCCAACATTGTGTCTCAGAGTGAGTTTGCTAATCCACTCATGTTGGAGAATCAGGCAATCGGTGGCTCTTTGGCTCAGTTCCACTCTGATTCTGGTCTTGTTGATTTGGTTCCAAGAATCCCCAATTTTGGGAGTGGCAACAGCTTCTCTGAGATGGTCACTTCCTTTGGCCACAACCCCGATTCTTCGCCTAATCTTCAGAAAGGGGCTACGCAAGATCATTGCCCAAATTCAGATGGTGGGATGTTGGGAAGTTCACCTTATgggaagaggaagagggagGTGCAGCAAGGAGCTTCACCAAAG AGTGGCGAAGAAGAACAGCGCAAGGATCCCTCTGGGGATACATCTAGAGAAGACGACGAAAGGAAACAGAAATCGGAGAAAGGTGTTGCTCGTGGGAAGCAAGCCAAGGATGATCAGAGCGGTGCAGAGCCATCTAAAGATGATTACATTCATGTTAGAGCCAAAAGGGGCCAGGCAACAAACAGTCACAGCCTTGCAGAACGG GTGAGAAGAGAGAGGATTAGTGAGAGAATGAGGTTGCTTCAGGAACTGGTTCCTGGCTGCAATAAG ATCACTGGAAAAGCAATGATGCTTGATGAGATTATCAACTATGTGCAATCACTCCAACAACAGGTTGAG TTCCTATCGATGAAGCTTGCAACCGTAAATCCAGAGCTCAACATGGATATAGACAGGCTTTTGTCCAAAGAT ATTCTTCACTTGCGTGGCGGAAATACCACCCAACTCGGAGTTCCTCCAGGGCTGAGTTCGTCCCTCCCTTTCCCTCCGTACCCCCAAGGAGCCTTCAGCAGTGCTCCGGGCACTGGCCCACCATTTCATTCGTTACCCCAG CAGCATGTGTGGAACACTGAGCTCCAAGGTCTTCTCCAAATGGGGTTTGATCCCGATCCCTCCGGCAGCATGGCGCGGAGTG GGTCGTCAAAAATGGAGCTATAG
- the LOC125211992 gene encoding transcription factor bHLH74-like isoform X2 — protein sequence MGSEGSGGRVFQHRGGGGIGGTNSASDKVSGVTMCSESMFYGSNWDPIVSLSQSGNFGNSNIVSQSEFANPLMLENQAIGGSLAQFHSDSGLVDLVPRIPNFGSGNSFSEMVTSFGHNPDSSPNLQKGATQDHCPNSDGGMLGSSPYGKRKREVQQGASPKSGEEEQRKDPSGDTSREDDERKQKSEKGVARGKQAKDDQSGAEPSKDDYIHVRAKRGQATNSHSLAERVRRERISERMRLLQELVPGCNKITGKAMMLDEIINYVQSLQQQVEFLSMKLATVNPELNMDIDRLLSKDILHLRGGNTTQLGVPPGLSSSLPFPPYPQGAFSSAPGTGPPFHSLPQHVWNTELQGLLQMGFDPDPSGSMARSGSSKMEL from the exons ATGGGGTCTGAGGGGAGTGGGGGTAGGGTGTTTCAACACAGGGGTGGCGGTGGAATAGGGGGCACAAATTCAGCTTCTGACAAAGTTTCAGGAGTGACAATGTGCTCAGAATCCATGTTCTATGGCTCTAATTGGGATCCAATTGTGTCACTGAGTCAAAGTGGGAATTTTGGGAACTCCAACATTGTGTCTCAGAGTGAGTTTGCTAATCCACTCATGTTGGAGAATCAGGCAATCGGTGGCTCTTTGGCTCAGTTCCACTCTGATTCTGGTCTTGTTGATTTGGTTCCAAGAATCCCCAATTTTGGGAGTGGCAACAGCTTCTCTGAGATGGTCACTTCCTTTGGCCACAACCCCGATTCTTCGCCTAATCTTCAGAAAGGGGCTACGCAAGATCATTGCCCAAATTCAGATGGTGGGATGTTGGGAAGTTCACCTTATgggaagaggaagagggagGTGCAGCAAGGAGCTTCACCAAAG AGTGGCGAAGAAGAACAGCGCAAGGATCCCTCTGGGGATACATCTAGAGAAGACGACGAAAGGAAACAGAAATCGGAGAAAGGTGTTGCTCGTGGGAAGCAAGCCAAGGATGATCAGAGCGGTGCAGAGCCATCTAAAGATGATTACATTCATGTTAGAGCCAAAAGGGGCCAGGCAACAAACAGTCACAGCCTTGCAGAACGG GTGAGAAGAGAGAGGATTAGTGAGAGAATGAGGTTGCTTCAGGAACTGGTTCCTGGCTGCAATAAG ATCACTGGAAAAGCAATGATGCTTGATGAGATTATCAACTATGTGCAATCACTCCAACAACAGGTTGAG TTCCTATCGATGAAGCTTGCAACCGTAAATCCAGAGCTCAACATGGATATAGACAGGCTTTTGTCCAAAGAT ATTCTTCACTTGCGTGGCGGAAATACCACCCAACTCGGAGTTCCTCCAGGGCTGAGTTCGTCCCTCCCTTTCCCTCCGTACCCCCAAGGAGCCTTCAGCAGTGCTCCGGGCACTGGCCCACCATTTCATTCGTTACCCCAG CATGTGTGGAACACTGAGCTCCAAGGTCTTCTCCAAATGGGGTTTGATCCCGATCCCTCCGGCAGCATGGCGCGGAGTG GGTCGTCAAAAATGGAGCTATAG